The Vibrio coralliilyticus genome segment TCGCTTGTTTGCGTGCTATGACGATAAAATGAGCCAAGGAGCCAAGAAAAAACTGCGCATCACTCGCGAAATTGATGCTGCACTTCTTAATGACGAGTTTTGTATCTATTACCAGCCGATCCTGTGCGGGAAAAGCGCGATTGTCTCTGGCTATGAAGCACTAATCCGCTGGCAAAAAGAAGATGGTACCGTGATGAGTCCGGTCGAATTCATTCCTATTGCAGAACAAAGTAACAAAATCACCTCCATTACTAGTTGGGTCCTTAATCAGGTGTCTACCGATATCGAAAAGCTAAAATCTGAGAACATTCGATGTCCTGTACATATCAACTTATCTGCGAAAGATCTCATGGGAAATAACCTCAAAAGGCATCTTGAAAAGTTGATTCAGATATACCCCGATATCACAGAAAACCTCATTCTGGAAATAACAGAAAGCACAGCGATTAATCGTTTAAGAAGCCCTGAAGAATTACTAGAAAGCCTCAAAATTCTCGGCTTCAAGATCAGCTTAGACGATTTCGGAACGGGCTATTCTTCCCTCTCGCTACTCAGAGACTTACCCGTTGACCAGATCAAAATTGATCGATCTTTTTTGTATCAACTAGAAACCAATCAGCGTAACAGCTCGATTGTCTCAAATGCCATCGCATTGGCCCATGGCCTCGGCTATACCGTCGTCGCTGAAGGGGTTGAAGATAACAGCGTTCTCGAACTATTAAGGCATTACGGCTGCGACTATATTCAGGGCTTTCTGTATAGCCCAGCGTTAAAAATCGATGAGGTAATCCGTTGGACTCACAATCATAACCCCCCTCATATCATTGAATTAGCGGAGGAAACGTAAGGGAGAACCCAGAAATTTTACCCACCATTTCTACCCACCTTTCATTTTCCACGGTAAGCTTTTCCTTTTGACTGCCATAAAACGATTGGCCTAAAAGCCTGAAAGTAGTAAAACTGATCATGAAATTTCGATGCGAACAACTTACCCATTGGCAGAGGTTCCCCATGAATATAGGCTCAGTAGCGAAACTTACCGGATTATCCAGTAAGTCCATTCGCCTGTACGAGGAAAAAGGCGTCATTTCTTCCCCTAGCCGCAGTGAAGCAGGTTATCGAGAATATAATGAACAGCATGTTCAAGAGCTTAACCTGGTTTCAAGAGCCAAAAATGCCGGCTTTTCACTGGCGGAGTGTAAAGAATTTGTCGAACTCGCCCACAACCCAAAACGGAAAAGCAGTGAAGTAAAAGCGAAAGCTCAGGAAAAGCTAAAAGAGGTGGAAATCAAAATTCGGGAATTGAAAGAAATTGAAAAGCAATTGAAAGGCTGGGTGAATGCCTGTCCTGGTAATGAAAGCAGTGAATGTCCTATTATTGAAGAACTGACCAAGTAGACTTGGTTATTTTCCTAATCTTTTCAACCCTTCACCATGAAGTACATCCGCAGATCATGTAACATTGAAAGACCACACTGATAGATCGGATGTCTTCATGGAAGCAGAATTACTGGAAATAAAAAATTTCCTCTCTCAGCACCCTCCCTTTGATGAACTAGAAGAGGAAGTCCTTAACTTCATCACCAAACATGTCGAAATTTCTTATTTTCGCGAGGATACGCCCGTCATCCATTTTGGTGATGAAATCCACGATTTATACATGGTTCGGAGTGGCGTCGTTGAAGTCTATCGACGTAAAGGTGAGCTCTATAATCGCCTCGATGAAGGAGCCCTATTTGGTCAAATGGGCCTGTTGACCAACAATAAAGTTCGCTTTCCGGTCAAAGCTATAAAAGACACCTTGGTATACTGCATCCCTGAGCCCGTATTTCAGGAGCTCTACGACAACCACGAAGCTTTCGCTGACTTTGTAGAGGTCGAAGATACCGCCCGCTTACGCCAAGCCGTTTCAAGCACCAATGAACAAAACGATCTAACGACGTCCAAAGTGCGCACTTTGCTGACAGGCGAAGCCCCCTTCCTAGAGAAAACAGAAACTATTCAGAATGCCGCGATAAAAATGGCTGAAGAAAACGTTTCATCACTGTTAATCATTGATCCAGATATCCTCGAAGATAACGAAGAAGATAACTCACCGCTTGTCGGAATCATTACAGACCGAGACCTATGTACCCGAGTACTCGCCGAGGGACTCGATGCCAGTGATGAAGTATCCAGTGTGATGACCACTGAGGTTATTTCGTTAGACCACAATGCCTACGTCTATGAAGCTATGCTCACGATGCTACGCTACAATGTACACCACCTTCCAGTTTTGAAAGACAAAAAGCCCATTGGTATTATTGAAGCCACTGACATTGTTCGTTATGAATCCCAAAACTCTCTACTGCTAGTGAGTAGCATCTTCCAACAGCAATCCATTGAAGAACTCGCTTCCCTATCCGAGCAAGTCAAGGATAGTTTCGTGCGTTTGGTGAACGAAGATGCCAATTCACACATGGTCGGGAGTGCGATGTCAGTGATAGGCAGAAGCTTTAAACAACGCATTATTGAACTCGCAGAAGAAGAGCTGGGCGAGCCTCCTATTCCCTATTGTTTTCTCGCTTTAGGTTCAATGGGGAGAGATGAACAGATCTTGGTAACCGACCAAGATAACGCCATTATTCTAGATAATTCATACGTTGAAGAAAAGCACAATGAATACTTCGATGCGCTGGCAAAGAAAATCTGTGATGGATTAAACGAATGCGGCTACACCTACTGCACTGGCGATATTATGGCAACCAACCCTGACTGGCGCATGACACGGACAGAATGGGAAGAATGTTTTGCTGACTGGATTGATGATCCAAATCCAAAAGCACTTTTAAATGCCTCTATCTTCTTTGACTTGGTCGGTGTTTACGGTCGTCTGAAGTGGGCTGAGCAGCTCAATGGTTTCATCGTCAGGCGCGCACGTAGAAACAACCGTTTCTTAGCCTGTTTAGCTCGAAACGCGATGAATCGCACCCCACCACTCGGATTCTTTAAAGATTTTGTCATGGAGAAAGACGGCCAGCATAAGAATTCCATCAACCTCAAACGTCGTGGCACTGCCCCTCTTGCAGATCTGATCCGTGTACATGCTTTGGCGGTTGGCTCGCGTTCAACCAACTCATTTGAGCGTCTTGATGACATTCACGAAGCCGGCATTCTCCCCAAAGGGAAAGCACGAGATTTACGAGATGCCTTAGAGTTCATCTCCATGGTGCGTATTCGCCACCAAGCTTTTGATGTCGAAAATCAAATCGAGCCAGATAACAACATTGAACCAGAGAACTTGTCCGACTTTGAGCGTCGCAACTTAAAAGATGCGTTCCAAATTCTCAGTAATGCACAAAATTTTCTTAAGTTCCGCTACCAAGCCAGCAATAACTTTAAGTAGGTAAATGATGATCAGAAAAATGATGCACACACCTGCCATTGACTGGGAAAACAAGTTTGCAGCAAAGCAACAAACAAGTCGAGATGCTTCACTCAAGGACTATTACAATGCTGGTATCCCTAGTGCTGAAACCAACCTCGAAGATGTAACCTTTTTGGCGATGGATTTTGAAACAACAGGTTTGGATTCCGACAAAGACGACATTATCACGATTGGTACGGTGCCGTTTAATCTCAATAGAATCTTCATTAACCAAGCCCATCACTGGACAGTACGACCGCGCCAGCAATTGGCTGAGGAATCTGTCATTATTCACGGCATCACACACAGTGATATTCTTGACGCCCCTGATTTATCAAATATTTACGATCAGGTGTTGCAGCAGATGTCAGGTAGAATCATGGTGGTGCATTATCAAAGAATAGAGCGAGAGTTTCTTGATCAAGCACTGAAAGACCGCATCAATGAAGGTATCGAGTTTCCTGTTGTCGATACGATGCACCTTGAAACACTCCATCAACAGCGCCTACGTGGTGGGATTCTCAATAAAGTTCTGGGCAAGAAACCTGCCTCGGTCAGATTAGGCGCAAGCCGTGAACGTTACGGCCTTCCACCTTACACACCACACCACGCTTTAACTGATGCAGTCGCTACTGCCGAATTACTGCAGGCACAAATCGCTCATCATTACGAACGGACGACAAAACTCAATCAAGTGTGGATTTAAAAATAATATAGAGCCGGTGCAGAAACCACCTTATAAGAAGGTGGTTCTACCAACAAACTTTACAAACGATGAATGGGGTTAAAAAACAAAAAAGCCCCCGAATCTGGGAGCTTCCATCGTTCATTCAAAAAGGAAAACAAAAATGTTATGAATGAAACAGCAATTATTTTGAGCTTGTCATCTCTTTCTTAACCATTACAGCTGACGTGACGATGAAAGCGATGATGAGACCTAGCTCCATTGATAACCCCTATTGTTTGCAAAGTTGATAGACTGGACTGATTTTTAAACAGCGCCATTCTAACACTTTTAAAGATCAATGATAGTTATTAACGAGATTTTTACGATTTTTGTCGACTCAGATCAAAATCGGTGCGCCTAGCCTCATTTTCAACAAATTTGTTCATCAAAATTACTGTTATTTTTGTTAAAAGATTATGCTAAATACATCCTACTTCATGGTAACTTTTCCGCCAATAATTTTATAAGCTGGCGTTCCTCTTATTAAAGTTTCTCTCGCAAACTCTCTATCGCACTCAGGGCAATAGCATGTCTTTTTTGTATAGTCCTCAACGATCCGCTCTTTAAAGCACTTCACTAAAGCCCCTTTACCACCTTTACGATACTTGAACAGTTTGGATTGACACTTAGAGCAATAAATATCGACCGTTTTGTTCGGTTGCTTCTTATTCGGTTTGGCCATTTAACATCTCTGAACTTTGAATAAGCTTCTCTGGTTTTAACCAGACCTGACTGAAATCAAACCAACCCAACGCGTTACATTTAGCATTCTGTAATGAGCCACATTGGTCTTTGCTGATACCCAACCAACAATGAAACATAGGGATAATCTGCATTCGTTCAACTAGAGATTTACCTAAGTCTTTTGCTGGGAATGCACTATTTTCTTCTGCCTGCCACACCTCAACCAAGCCAGACCAATATTTGAAATCTTCGGGTTTGCTTAATTGTTCAATATCGCTGTAGTTAAGCAACCATCCCGCTAGTCCATCTTCTCGGTTGTTGGCGATCCCCATAGGCTTAACCCAGATATCAACATCATCAGCATCCGGTAAAGAAATGTCATACTTAATTAGCTCAACTTCAAGGTTGTCTTGCTTCAACAATGATTCGATGCATTTCACTAAGGTTGGAAACATAGGGTGCTGACCATGGTAAGCAATGGTCACCTTTCGATAAGAAGGTGGTGACGTGTAATGCCCTTGCCTAGTGTGGTGATACCAGCCCGGCTTTAGGCCATGTGCAGGCAATACACCAAGCTCCACAATCTTTTCTTGAGGAAGCTCCTGATAGAGATTTAGCGAACCAAGCCTATGACTAAAGTAATTGGCCCAATCGTCAGATTTCGCAAGGCCACTGCGCCTATTCAACAGCAAATAGGTGCACCCCGGGTCCAATTCAACCTCATCACTGTAGGTCCCTGTTTCTGGCTTAATCGGATTAGTCATACTTGGGAACACCATTGACGAGTGAATATCATCAATAACCCAAACTTCTACACGATCCATTAAAGGTCTGAAGCCAAAATAACCATCAAAAGCCTGTAAAACAAGGCGTTTATCATCATTTTGAATTACCTTATAAGGGCCTGTCCCAATTGGGTTTAAATCATAATCTTCAGCCCTAGACTTTTTAGGTAACAAGACTTTTGCATCCGATTCGGACAATAATAGCGGTAAATGATAGTTATCTTTACTTAATAACACGTCAATCACAAAACGGCCTGGGCTTACCACGTCATGGATATGTGAATACAGATTTTTCTCTTTAAGCTCCAACAATGAGTCCACCACAATATTGGTGGTAAGCAAATCGCCATTGTGAAAACGGACATTCGGCCTCAGATAAAAGCGCCAATGCCTTGGTGACAGCATTTCCCATGTGTGGGCAAGGTCTGGACAAAGTTTTTCGCTTTCATCTAAGCGTGTCAGGCCACTAAATATCTGACGTGCAATGTGCTGTTCTGAACGACGGACAGGTTTGGTAGGATTGAGCATTGACAGTGGACGATAATACGGTAAACGAAGAACTTGCTGCCCTTCAAGTTGCTGGACACCTAAATAGCTCTCAACCACCTGCGCAAGTTTAGCTGAGTCTTGGTCAAGCACTTTCAGCGCCTGACCGATCTTACCTTCCTCTAAATATCGACGAGCAAGATTTTCACTGACATCGGTTCGGCTTCGCTTGAAGTTGAGCTGAGAAAGTTTTCCGCGGCCTGGTGAGGGGTGCCATTCTATCCAGCCCTCTTCTTCCATTTTATTTAGCACGATACGTGCATTACGGCGGGTACAAAAAAGGATCTCGGTAATTTCTTCAAGTTGAACACCACAATCTTTGCCATTGTAATGCTCAAACAAGGTCTCGAACTGAACACGCAGTCTAGGGCTACTCATAAAGAGGAAATCTCATAGATTTATAACTGGGTTAAGTTTCCTTATTTAATTTAAAGAAGCAAGTGAGTTTTAGTGTTATTGAATGTCGATCCCGATTTCACTCGCGATTTCGGACAGTTGTTGTGCGTTATCCAATTTAATAGACCACTTTGTCTCCGAGCCATTTGCAGCAATAACATTGACACCTCGGCCTATGAGTTGAATCGCGTCGATTTGGGCAGAAAGAGTGATCATATGTTCCGAAGCGACCTTCACAACAATTTCATGCACCGTCACGATGATTTTTCCGCTTTTAAACTTAATGACCATTACTGGTTTACCTTAAGAGATTGCTTAGCGTTGCGTTTTTTCTTAACCGCAATAGTCAATCGGCTAGTACATACAAGCCTTTGGCGGTCATCAGTAATGTTAATTTGCCAAACTTGCGTCGATACACCGAGGTGAATCGGCTCTGCCCGGCCAATCACATAGCCTTCACGCATCGATCGAATATGGTTGGCATTAATATCCAAACCAACACAATACGCATCCTCATCAACACAGAAATTGGCAGCAACAGAACCCAGAGTTTCCGCCAAAACCACTGAAGCCCCACCGTGAAGCATACCTAAAGGCTGGTGAGTGAAGTGACAGACAGGCATTGTCGCTTCAATGAAATCTTTTCCAACGTTGCTATAAATAATCTTGAGGTGATCTATCAAAGTGTTTTCAGACGTCGCATTGAGACGCTCAAGATCAATGGGTCGTTTCCAGATAGTCATATAGATTCTCGTAATGATTCGTTACAACGCATTGTAACCTAATGGTATGATTAGCAAAATAATAAGAGTGAAACGGAGTAATCCATGCAAACATGGTTGAAACACACAACCCTAGCCGCCATCATAGGATTGGCCGCTTGTACCTCTTCACCCACAGGGCGCAATCAGTTACTGCTCTTCTCTGATAATGACATGAGTACGTTGGGCACCCAGTCTTTCGAGCAAATGAAGCAGCAACAGAAGATAAGTCAAGACTCAAAAATAAATGCCTACGTGCAATGTGTGGCTAAAGCCGTCACGAAGCAAGTACCGCAACAACCTGAGTTTAAGGAGTGGGAAGTGGTCGTATTTGACAGTGACCAAGTCAATGCTTTCGCTCTTCCTGGTGGCAAAATTGGCGTCTACACTGGCTTACTCAAAGTGGCAAAAAATGAAGACCAACTTGCCACTGTGATTGGTCACGAAATCGCTCATGTTCTCGCGGATCATAGTAATGAGCGTTTGTCCCAATCTCAGTTAGCAAATGCAGGATTACAAATCACCAGTATAGCTTTGGGCTCATCCGAATATGCCCAATACCAAAGTGCAACAATGGCAGCGTTAGGGCTCGGTCTGCAATACGGAGTGTTACTCCCTTACGGTCGAACGCAAGAATCAGAAGCAGACTTGGTAGGGTTGGAAATCATGGCTAAAGCAGGTTTTGACCCTAACCAAAGCATCAGTTTGTGGCAGAACATGGCGAAAGCTTCCGGTGGAAGTCAGCCACCTGAGTTATTGTCTACTCACCCTTCACATGGAACTCGGATCCACGACTTGTCAGAAAAAATAAAAACACTACCAAACTACAACGTGAAAAAACCGAATTGTTCTTAAAGTAATGGGGAGCTCGTACTCCCCATTCTTATGTTCCAAGAATCATCAGTGGTAAGCGCAGTAATTGGTCACCAGTACTCGCGAAATACCAAATGATCCCAATCAATCCAGTCACTAACGCCAAGTACCATACCGCAGCGACGACTTGACCATAACGATCGAGCGGCAGCAAGTGACTGTGATGTCGACTACGCCACTCAATCACGATTTCAAAAGTCCCTAAGGCAAGCAATAAGCCGAACAATGTCAGCCCTAGTGAATAACTCAGTGCAACCCCACCCAGTGCTGCAGCGGTACAGAGGAGAATCCCCATTAAGCTATTCATAGAAAAGCTAATGCTTTTTAAAATATGCCCACCATCAAGAGGTAATATTGGCAATAGGTTAAACAGGTTTAGAAATGCGTTAAATACAGCTAAACCGGCAAAGAACATCTCTCCCGTCACCCAATATAGTACTACCAGAATCAACGAGAGAACAAAGCCAAACATAGGCCCCATTATTGAAATGACTACATCTTGCCAACGTGTGTTGATCTTCTCATCACTGAGCGCCAAACCTCCTAGAAAAGGAACTAAATAGATACCTTTAGTCCTCATTCCAAAGTATTTCATCGCTTTAACGTGCCCATATTCATGGAAAATCAAGCAAGCAATTAACGCCAGTGCAAACTGGAAAGAAAACAGCCATGAGTATGCCGCGAGACTGGCTGATGCAAGCGCTACCTTAATGAGTTTTGCGCTCTTAAAAGCTTTTACACCAAGTGACAATAGACCCAACAGGCTCCATTTTTTCTCTGGTTGTAGCGGAGTGAATGGTGTCTGCTTTTCAATATCCTTCGTATCTCGGCTTCCTTGAACGACAAGCTGGTCATTCAATATCGCTTTATATTCGATCAGGAACGGTTGCCATTCCAAAGAGGTTTCAAGTCGACAAATCAGTTCTTCTTCACCATTAAGCAATTTAAACTCGTGTGCAGACTTTTTACCACGCTCTGAATCTGCGTCCAGTTGAGAGACCAATTGATTGTCCCAAAAAAGTTGTTGCCAGCCAGCGAGGGAACCTTCTAAGCGCAAAGGCTTTCCCAAAAAATCAATAGAAAGCAGTTCCAATGTTTGTCCTAGTAATTTGTTATATAAGCGGCGCCAATTATGCCAATTGTTAGACAAATGGCAAAGAAAACTCACAGATAATAGTGACACCGTCACACCTGCCATTCAGTTAAGATTAAAAAGTAACTCAATGACACCTTCTCTATACTCCTCTGTTCAATATCCCTTTATTTTCGATGGATAAAGTGGATAATAGCGACCTTAATTAAGTCCTTATTAATATGTGAGTTCAATATGTCTTCTGAAGCGACCATGCTAGAGCGTTGTCAATCCAAATGTGAATTGTGCAGCGGTGATTCTCCACTGACAGCCTACGCTGTACCACCACATAGCCATGTTACTGT includes the following:
- a CDS encoding site-2 protease family protein gives rise to the protein MELLSIDFLGKPLRLEGSLAGWQQLFWDNQLVSQLDADSERGKKSAHEFKLLNGEEELICRLETSLEWQPFLIEYKAILNDQLVVQGSRDTKDIEKQTPFTPLQPEKKWSLLGLLSLGVKAFKSAKLIKVALASASLAAYSWLFSFQFALALIACLIFHEYGHVKAMKYFGMRTKGIYLVPFLGGLALSDEKINTRWQDVVISIMGPMFGFVLSLILVVLYWVTGEMFFAGLAVFNAFLNLFNLLPILPLDGGHILKSISFSMNSLMGILLCTAAALGGVALSYSLGLTLFGLLLALGTFEIVIEWRSRHHSHLLPLDRYGQVVAAVWYLALVTGLIGIIWYFASTGDQLLRLPLMILGT
- a CDS encoding DUF3389 family protein, whose product is MVIKFKSGKIIVTVHEIVVKVASEHMITLSAQIDAIQLIGRGVNVIAANGSETKWSIKLDNAQQLSEIASEIGIDIQ
- a CDS encoding 3'-5' exonuclease, producing MIRKMMHTPAIDWENKFAAKQQTSRDASLKDYYNAGIPSAETNLEDVTFLAMDFETTGLDSDKDDIITIGTVPFNLNRIFINQAHHWTVRPRQQLAEESVIIHGITHSDILDAPDLSNIYDQVLQQMSGRIMVVHYQRIEREFLDQALKDRINEGIEFPVVDTMHLETLHQQRLRGGILNKVLGKKPASVRLGASRERYGLPPYTPHHALTDAVATAELLQAQIAHHYERTTKLNQVWI
- a CDS encoding M48 family metallopeptidase, producing the protein MQTWLKHTTLAAIIGLAACTSSPTGRNQLLLFSDNDMSTLGTQSFEQMKQQQKISQDSKINAYVQCVAKAVTKQVPQQPEFKEWEVVVFDSDQVNAFALPGGKIGVYTGLLKVAKNEDQLATVIGHEIAHVLADHSNERLSQSQLANAGLQITSIALGSSEYAQYQSATMAALGLGLQYGVLLPYGRTQESEADLVGLEIMAKAGFDPNQSISLWQNMAKASGGSQPPELLSTHPSHGTRIHDLSEKIKTLPNYNVKKPNCS
- a CDS encoding DUF294 nucleotidyltransferase-like domain-containing protein; the protein is MEAELLEIKNFLSQHPPFDELEEEVLNFITKHVEISYFREDTPVIHFGDEIHDLYMVRSGVVEVYRRKGELYNRLDEGALFGQMGLLTNNKVRFPVKAIKDTLVYCIPEPVFQELYDNHEAFADFVEVEDTARLRQAVSSTNEQNDLTTSKVRTLLTGEAPFLEKTETIQNAAIKMAEENVSSLLIIDPDILEDNEEDNSPLVGIITDRDLCTRVLAEGLDASDEVSSVMTTEVISLDHNAYVYEAMLTMLRYNVHHLPVLKDKKPIGIIEATDIVRYESQNSLLLVSSIFQQQSIEELASLSEQVKDSFVRLVNEDANSHMVGSAMSVIGRSFKQRIIELAEEELGEPPIPYCFLALGSMGRDEQILVTDQDNAIILDNSYVEEKHNEYFDALAKKICDGLNECGYTYCTGDIMATNPDWRMTRTEWEECFADWIDDPNPKALLNASIFFDLVGVYGRLKWAEQLNGFIVRRARRNNRFLACLARNAMNRTPPLGFFKDFVMEKDGQHKNSINLKRRGTAPLADLIRVHALAVGSRSTNSFERLDDIHEAGILPKGKARDLRDALEFISMVRIRHQAFDVENQIEPDNNIEPENLSDFERRNLKDAFQILSNAQNFLKFRYQASNNFK
- a CDS encoding SgrR family transcriptional regulator, which translates into the protein MSSPRLRVQFETLFEHYNGKDCGVQLEEITEILFCTRRNARIVLNKMEEEGWIEWHPSPGRGKLSQLNFKRSRTDVSENLARRYLEEGKIGQALKVLDQDSAKLAQVVESYLGVQQLEGQQVLRLPYYRPLSMLNPTKPVRRSEQHIARQIFSGLTRLDESEKLCPDLAHTWEMLSPRHWRFYLRPNVRFHNGDLLTTNIVVDSLLELKEKNLYSHIHDVVSPGRFVIDVLLSKDNYHLPLLLSESDAKVLLPKKSRAEDYDLNPIGTGPYKVIQNDDKRLVLQAFDGYFGFRPLMDRVEVWVIDDIHSSMVFPSMTNPIKPETGTYSDEVELDPGCTYLLLNRRSGLAKSDDWANYFSHRLGSLNLYQELPQEKIVELGVLPAHGLKPGWYHHTRQGHYTSPPSYRKVTIAYHGQHPMFPTLVKCIESLLKQDNLEVELIKYDISLPDADDVDIWVKPMGIANNREDGLAGWLLNYSDIEQLSKPEDFKYWSGLVEVWQAEENSAFPAKDLGKSLVERMQIIPMFHCWLGISKDQCGSLQNAKCNALGWFDFSQVWLKPEKLIQSSEMLNGQTE
- the cueR gene encoding Cu(I)-responsive transcriptional regulator, with translation MNIGSVAKLTGLSSKSIRLYEEKGVISSPSRSEAGYREYNEQHVQELNLVSRAKNAGFSLAECKEFVELAHNPKRKSSEVKAKAQEKLKEVEIKIRELKEIEKQLKGWVNACPGNESSECPIIEELTK
- a CDS encoding hotdog fold thioesterase; the encoded protein is MTIWKRPIDLERLNATSENTLIDHLKIIYSNVGKDFIEATMPVCHFTHQPLGMLHGGASVVLAETLGSVAANFCVDEDAYCVGLDINANHIRSMREGYVIGRAEPIHLGVSTQVWQINITDDRQRLVCTSRLTIAVKKKRNAKQSLKVNQ
- a CDS encoding putative bifunctional diguanylate cyclase/phosphodiesterase translates to MTTLSIVLVISGIIILLAGYVPANKVCRKTKHLGWQVLSYLILGFVAGYTFVLVAIFYDPIVTPVLFGLCIILFCGSIFVYMVTTYSLQSINQLHVLADEEKHNALHDSLTTLPNRKHCIETIEFLIESDTPFDLMLLDIVNFKQVNDGMGHFCGDQLLIQIGQRISSLLRKEDFIARIGGDEFVLICPNSSESASKVLAKRIDTELRKPFCIDGFELSTGAIIGLSEFPRHGEDAEQIINTADVAMYWAKKSGRLFACYDDKMSQGAKKKLRITREIDAALLNDEFCIYYQPILCGKSAIVSGYEALIRWQKEDGTVMSPVEFIPIAEQSNKITSITSWVLNQVSTDIEKLKSENIRCPVHINLSAKDLMGNNLKRHLEKLIQIYPDITENLILEITESTAINRLRSPEELLESLKILGFKISLDDFGTGYSSLSLLRDLPVDQIKIDRSFLYQLETNQRNSSIVSNAIALAHGLGYTVVAEGVEDNSVLELLRHYGCDYIQGFLYSPALKIDEVIRWTHNHNPPHIIELAEET